A DNA window from Chlamydiota bacterium contains the following coding sequences:
- the def gene encoding peptide deformylase, whose product MTREICFYPNPILRRKSQEVKTFDRHLRQLVEDMFETMELEGGVGFAAPQIGISERVLVIDLKAGPQTRLVVINPQLEMSGRSSKGTEGCLSIPGISAAVTRPSHVRVEGFDVKGKSFELEADGLMARALQHEVDHLDGIFFIDRLSSVERSLMAGKLRRFEKDFASGQKPQRILEKTESLL is encoded by the coding sequence ATGACAAGAGAAATTTGCTTTTACCCTAATCCTATTTTACGCCGTAAGTCCCAAGAAGTGAAAACGTTCGATCGTCATTTAAGGCAATTGGTTGAAGATATGTTTGAGACGATGGAACTTGAAGGGGGCGTGGGATTTGCTGCTCCTCAAATTGGAATTTCTGAGCGTGTTTTAGTGATTGATTTAAAAGCAGGGCCTCAAACTCGTTTGGTGGTCATCAATCCTCAACTTGAGATGAGCGGGCGTTCTTCCAAGGGAACGGAAGGGTGTCTTTCTATTCCTGGTATTTCTGCGGCTGTAACTCGTCCGAGCCATGTGCGGGTAGAGGGTTTTGACGTTAAGGGTAAATCTTTTGAGCTAGAAGCGGATGGTTTGATGGCTCGAGCGCTTCAGCATGAAGTGGATCATTTAGATGGTATTTTCTTCATTGATCGTTTGAGTTCCGTTGAACGTTCTTTGATGGCAGGAAAGCTGAGGCGTTTTGAAAAGGACTTTGCATCGGGTCAAAAACCCCAGCGTATTCTTGAGAAGACAGAAAGTCTACTGTGA
- the polX gene encoding DNA polymerase/3'-5' exonuclease PolX yields the protein MDKQKVSEILKEIGVLLELKGENPFKARAYANAARVIEGWEGDLTSLVQEGKLSELKGIGEALSQKITELVRTGHLSYYEELKKSIPSGLFEMLMIPGLGPKRIQTIYQKLKLTDMNQLEKACHDHQLRELEGFGEKTEERILQGIEFVRKNESRHRFDVAYAQAQIIFNALKEDKRIIRSSIAGSLRRHKEIIKDIDILVSAHEKDADGLMDSFTSFSQVNQIVAKGITKSSVLLKSGINVDLRVVKDAEFPYALHHFTGSREHNTSVRSRAKKMGLKLNEYGLFREDEALIQCKNEEEIFEALKLTYIPPELRENQGEIEASEQGRIPKLISAKDIKGVFHVHSVWSDGNASLRDMIQACVNLGYEYVGISDHSQAAFYAKGLKEDQVKKQQEELDELGEEFKEIQIFKGIEADILADGSVDYDETIWPRFDFIIASVHSRFGMSQKEMTQRIIKAMENPYVTFLGHPTGRLILEREPYAVNLHEVIDAAHDLGVAMELNASPYRFDLDWRLCPYAKSKGVKMSIHPDAHSVEGLNVISLGVGIARKGWLEAKDVVNTMAVKKIEQFLKKRRNN from the coding sequence ATGGATAAGCAAAAAGTGAGTGAAATTTTGAAAGAAATTGGAGTTCTTCTCGAATTGAAGGGAGAGAATCCTTTTAAGGCGAGGGCCTATGCCAATGCTGCTCGGGTGATTGAAGGATGGGAAGGTGATTTGACCTCCCTGGTTCAAGAAGGGAAATTAAGCGAGCTCAAAGGAATCGGAGAAGCCCTTTCCCAAAAAATTACTGAATTGGTAAGGACAGGACATCTCTCCTATTATGAGGAGCTCAAGAAATCAATTCCTTCAGGATTGTTTGAAATGCTGATGATTCCAGGTCTAGGTCCTAAGAGGATTCAAACGATTTATCAAAAGTTAAAATTGACGGATATGAATCAATTAGAAAAGGCCTGTCATGATCATCAATTAAGGGAGCTTGAAGGTTTTGGAGAAAAGACCGAAGAAAGAATTCTTCAGGGAATTGAATTTGTTAGAAAAAATGAATCGCGTCATCGTTTTGATGTTGCCTATGCCCAAGCCCAAATCATTTTTAATGCTTTAAAAGAAGATAAACGAATCATTCGTTCGAGCATTGCAGGGAGTTTGCGCCGACATAAAGAAATCATTAAAGATATTGACATCTTGGTCAGTGCCCATGAAAAAGATGCCGATGGATTGATGGATTCTTTTACAAGTTTTTCTCAAGTCAATCAGATTGTTGCAAAAGGGATTACAAAATCAAGTGTACTTCTTAAATCTGGTATCAATGTTGATTTGCGTGTGGTGAAAGATGCTGAATTTCCCTATGCCCTGCATCATTTTACAGGGAGTCGGGAGCACAATACCTCGGTGAGGAGTCGCGCTAAAAAGATGGGACTTAAACTCAATGAATATGGGCTTTTTAGGGAAGATGAAGCCCTCATTCAATGCAAAAACGAAGAAGAAATTTTTGAGGCGTTGAAATTAACTTATATTCCACCCGAACTTCGTGAAAATCAGGGGGAGATTGAAGCCTCTGAACAGGGGAGAATTCCAAAATTAATCTCTGCAAAAGATATTAAGGGAGTTTTTCATGTTCATAGTGTTTGGAGTGATGGAAATGCGTCTTTGAGAGACATGATTCAAGCTTGTGTAAATTTAGGCTATGAATATGTAGGTATTTCAGACCATAGCCAAGCGGCTTTTTATGCAAAGGGTCTTAAAGAAGATCAAGTTAAGAAGCAGCAGGAAGAGCTAGATGAGTTAGGAGAGGAATTTAAGGAAATTCAGATTTTTAAAGGGATTGAGGCGGATATTTTGGCCGATGGATCTGTCGATTATGATGAAACAATATGGCCCCGATTTGATTTTATCATTGCATCCGTTCATAGCCGGTTTGGAATGTCCCAGAAGGAGATGACCCAAAGAATCATTAAGGCCATGGAAAATCCATATGTGACCTTTCTAGGGCATCCGACGGGAAGACTCATTTTGGAACGAGAGCCCTATGCGGTTAATTTACATGAAGTGATTGATGCTGCCCATGATTTAGGCGTTGCGATGGAGCTGAATGCAAGTCCTTATCGATTTGATTTAGATTGGCGTCTTTGTCCTTATGCAAAGTCAAAGGGGGTCAAGATGAGTATTCATCCCGATGCTCATAGTGTAGAAGGATTGAATGTGATTTCTTTGGGAGTAGGAATTGCCCGTAAAGGTTGGCTTGAGGCCAAGGATGTGGTGAATACAATGGCGGTTAAAAAAATAGAGCAATTTTTAAAGAAGCGGAGAAATAATTAA
- a CDS encoding nucleotidyltransferase substrate binding protein, whose protein sequence is MKDELKYAISKFGKAVTRLKEGARRSRDDLDKDGVIQRFEFTFELLWKSLKMFLEDQGILCKTPKECLQASYRVQMIQDEQIFLNMLVDRNKTSHIYDNEESEKIFQKIRDSYIPVLDHVLAKLESSLKNS, encoded by the coding sequence ATGAAAGATGAACTTAAATACGCGATTAGTAAATTTGGGAAAGCTGTTACACGATTGAAAGAAGGAGCCCGCCGATCCAGAGATGATCTTGATAAGGACGGAGTCATTCAACGGTTTGAATTCACATTCGAACTGCTTTGGAAAAGTTTGAAAATGTTTCTCGAAGATCAGGGAATACTATGTAAAACGCCTAAAGAATGTCTTCAAGCTTCATATCGTGTTCAAATGATCCAGGATGAGCAAATCTTTTTGAATATGCTTGTGGATAGAAATAAAACTTCCCATATCTACGACAATGAAGAATCAGAAAAGATTTTTCAGAAAATACGTGACAGCTATATTCCAGTCCTTGATCATGTCCTAGCAAAACTAGAATCTTCCCTAAAAAATTCGTAG
- a CDS encoding DegT/DnrJ/EryC1/StrS family aminotransferase: MIPVAEPDLGKEELEKVTDCIQSGWISSIGSYVNQFEEGFSRFCDTPFGVSCSNGTVALHLSLLALGVGPGDEVICPTLTFVATANAIRYVGANPVFVDSELITWNMDPEKIKSKLSSRTKAIIVVHLYGHPARMTPILDLAKSKGIPIIEDAAEAHGAFYEGKRVGSLSVLGCFSFYGNKVITTGEGGMVVTRDARLDQHMRLLRDHAMDSKRRYWHSEMGYNYRLTNLQAAVGVAQLEKIEKFLQVRKENARIYRELLQNIRGITLFPQEKWAQPVYWMISILVEREFGMSRDELIQALKERGVDTRPFFVPMHELPLYRAKESFPIAEDLSRKGLNLPSSTRLTREDIEYVVQTIQEIQIL; the protein is encoded by the coding sequence ATGATTCCAGTGGCAGAGCCTGATTTAGGAAAAGAAGAACTTGAGAAGGTAACGGACTGTATTCAATCTGGATGGATTTCTTCAATCGGTTCCTATGTGAATCAATTTGAGGAAGGGTTTAGCCGATTTTGTGACACTCCTTTTGGTGTTTCTTGTTCGAATGGAACGGTTGCACTTCACTTGTCACTTCTGGCCCTTGGAGTAGGACCAGGCGATGAGGTCATTTGCCCGACCCTTACTTTTGTTGCGACCGCCAATGCGATTCGCTATGTAGGGGCGAATCCCGTCTTTGTGGATTCGGAATTAATCACTTGGAATATGGATCCAGAAAAGATTAAATCCAAGCTTTCCTCTCGAACCAAGGCAATCATTGTGGTTCATCTTTACGGGCATCCAGCACGGATGACTCCTATTTTGGATTTGGCAAAATCAAAGGGGATTCCTATTATTGAAGATGCTGCTGAGGCCCATGGTGCATTTTATGAAGGGAAAAGGGTTGGATCCTTGAGTGTTTTGGGATGCTTTAGTTTCTATGGAAACAAGGTGATTACGACGGGAGAAGGCGGCATGGTGGTAACCCGGGATGCTAGATTAGACCAGCATATGCGGCTTTTAAGAGATCATGCGATGGATTCTAAGCGGCGGTACTGGCACTCTGAAATGGGATACAATTATCGTTTAACCAATCTTCAAGCGGCGGTGGGCGTTGCCCAATTAGAAAAAATTGAAAAATTTCTTCAAGTTCGAAAAGAAAATGCTAGGATTTATAGAGAACTCCTTCAAAATATTCGGGGGATCACACTTTTCCCTCAGGAAAAATGGGCTCAGCCTGTATACTGGATGATCAGTATTCTTGTTGAGAGAGAATTTGGAATGAGTCGCGACGAGCTGATTCAAGCGTTGAAAGAACGAGGGGTAGATACCCGTCCTTTTTTTGTTCCGATGCATGAGCTTCCTCTTTATCGGGCGAAAGAGTCTTTCCCGATAGCGGAGGATTTATCACGTAAGGGTCTTAATCTTCCCTCATCAACCCGTTTGACTCGCGAAGATATTGAATACGTGGTTCAAACCATTCAGGAGATTCAAATCCTTTGA
- a CDS encoding 4a-hydroxytetrahydrobiopterin dehydratase, whose product MSDTQKLTQKKCQPCSGQTPLLSPEQVRIYFSQLSGWEMTSDGKGLIKNLKAKDFQTVLTLVNKMGACAEEENHHPNLYIHHYRNLRIELSTHAIDGLSENDFILAAKIDKIIASI is encoded by the coding sequence ATGAGTGATACCCAAAAGTTAACCCAAAAAAAATGCCAACCTTGTAGTGGCCAAACGCCTCTTTTATCCCCTGAACAGGTTAGAATTTATTTCTCTCAACTTTCAGGATGGGAAATGACCTCTGATGGAAAAGGACTCATCAAAAATCTTAAAGCGAAAGATTTTCAAACTGTTTTAACCCTCGTCAACAAAATGGGTGCTTGTGCTGAGGAAGAAAATCATCATCCCAATCTTTATATCCATCATTACCGGAACCTCAGAATCGAACTTTCGACACATGCCATTGATGGCCTCTCAGAAAATGATTTCATCCTGGCCGCTAAAATCGACAAAATCATAGCATCAATTTAA
- the def gene encoding peptide deformylase, protein MAILPVLHLPDPVLNQKSLPVLPPFHHWGPLIHDLVETMEYYPGCVGLAASQVGRLVQVIVVDVRRYRKPVKGHGLQVLLNPKILEKHLPQVSREGCLSVTDYTGNVLRYQEVLVEGLTPQGEKIEIQAEGFEAIVFQHEVDHLEGLLFLDRVSSLKTDIFRRKSFLH, encoded by the coding sequence ATGGCTATTCTTCCGGTTCTTCACTTACCTGATCCAGTTCTTAACCAGAAATCTCTTCCTGTATTACCCCCTTTTCATCATTGGGGCCCTTTGATTCATGACTTAGTTGAGACGATGGAGTATTATCCAGGTTGTGTGGGCCTTGCGGCTTCTCAGGTAGGACGTCTTGTTCAGGTCATTGTTGTTGATGTTCGTCGTTATCGTAAACCCGTCAAAGGACATGGGCTTCAGGTTCTTTTAAATCCAAAGATTCTTGAGAAACATCTTCCTCAAGTAAGTCGAGAAGGATGTTTAAGTGTGACGGATTACACCGGAAATGTTTTGAGATATCAGGAAGTTTTGGTTGAAGGCCTCACTCCTCAAGGAGAGAAAATCGAGATTCAGGCAGAAGGTTTTGAGGCCATTGTTTTTCAGCATGAGGTGGATCATTTAGAGGGGCTTTTATTTTTGGATCGGGTTTCATCCCTTAAAACAGATATTTTTCGAAGAAAGAGTTTTTTACATTAA
- a CDS encoding ACT domain-containing protein, translating into MMKTRQNSLVITAIGNDRCGIVAGVTQVLFEAGCNLEDSSMTLLEGEFAMILVVEMPPELDLSLLDKHFDKVRKTLGLEVVLKRMILEKSSVSLPSHMISVYGADQPGIVYKVTHLLAEKNVNITDVNTKRVDEKGASLYMMVLEVELPSGLDQDSLKKDLEVLGKNLSIKITLHPIETLTL; encoded by the coding sequence TTGATGAAGACACGGCAAAATAGTTTGGTGATTACAGCCATTGGAAATGACAGATGCGGAATTGTGGCCGGGGTGACTCAAGTCCTTTTTGAGGCGGGTTGTAATCTCGAGGATTCAAGTATGACCCTTTTAGAAGGCGAGTTTGCAATGATTCTGGTTGTAGAGATGCCTCCAGAACTCGATCTTAGTTTATTAGATAAGCATTTTGATAAAGTAAGAAAGACTCTGGGTTTAGAGGTCGTTTTAAAAAGAATGATTTTAGAAAAGAGTTCTGTATCTCTTCCCTCTCATATGATCAGTGTTTATGGGGCGGATCAGCCTGGGATTGTTTATAAGGTGACACATCTTTTGGCTGAAAAGAACGTCAATATTACCGATGTCAATACGAAAAGGGTTGATGAGAAAGGTGCCTCTCTCTATATGATGGTGCTTGAGGTCGAACTTCCGTCAGGATTAGATCAAGACTCTCTCAAAAAAGATTTAGAAGTATTAGGTAAAAATCTTTCTATTAAGATAACCCTTCATCCCATTGAAACTCTCACTTTATGA
- a CDS encoding glycosyltransferase, with the protein MSMMKEGLSIILPTYNERETIARLIQKIIEVLSSMVLDLEIIVVDDSSPDGTAQAVKKSFAEKPFVKVIQRKETPSLGASVKEGILASSKNLILMMDTDFNHSPLDIPRFLASLERAQVVNGSRFIRGGGMEKAPLRYLGSRFFNFICRKILGLRVTDILSGFLLVRRSDLLSLELETIFTGYGDFAIRFHQTAKKKGWSVLEIPVHYPRRLGGHSKTKFFKHACQYFRAAIKARLFIK; encoded by the coding sequence TTGAGCATGATGAAAGAAGGTCTTTCAATTATTTTGCCGACTTATAATGAGCGTGAAACAATCGCTCGATTGATTCAAAAGATTATAGAGGTTCTTTCCTCAATGGTTTTAGATTTAGAAATTATTGTGGTCGATGATTCAAGTCCAGATGGAACCGCTCAAGCTGTCAAAAAATCTTTTGCAGAAAAACCTTTTGTGAAGGTTATTCAACGTAAAGAAACTCCCAGTTTAGGGGCTTCTGTCAAGGAAGGGATTCTTGCTTCATCAAAAAACCTTATTTTAATGATGGATACGGATTTTAACCATTCCCCTTTGGATATTCCGCGCTTTCTTGCTTCACTTGAGCGGGCTCAAGTGGTCAATGGCTCTCGATTTATCCGTGGAGGGGGGATGGAAAAGGCCCCTCTGCGCTATTTAGGAAGTCGTTTTTTCAATTTTATCTGTCGGAAAATTTTGGGCCTTCGAGTCACCGATATTTTAAGTGGATTTTTACTGGTCAGGAGAAGTGATCTTCTCTCGTTAGAGCTCGAAACAATATTTACAGGGTATGGTGACTTTGCGATTCGGTTTCATCAGACAGCCAAAAAAAAGGGCTGGTCGGTTCTTGAAATTCCCGTTCATTACCCTCGGCGTTTAGGAGGGCATTCAAAGACAAAATTTTTCAAACATGCCTGCCAATATTTTCGAGCTGCGATCAAAGCCAGACTTTTTATAAAATAA
- a CDS encoding GAF domain-containing protein gives MPKKTRELQKLKWLYGINRIITSTQEPRKVLKSLLKETVRMMKATSGSILLIEPKTRFLKVEVAQNISRNKIRSLGLKVGEGVTGWVAKIGRPLLVSDVKREPKYVQVDKKIRSELAVPLVLKAKVIGVINVNSTRQNAFTRMDLELLSNLAAHSAQMIQNVRLFSDTLKQAQKLSSLFNMGQTIISSIEIEEVLNRVTEEAAKLTETKICSLMLLDEKKEELVIRSVYGGSERYIRKPNLPVRQSLLGQVVLKRQDLQVFDVKSSSVYRYPEIAQEEGLCSLLSVPMIFQRKVIGILNVYSSQLRHYSQEEVDVLSALASLAAMAIENARLYGHTIQAEEHLRQQERLAILGEVAAEIAHEIRNPLTVIKMLIQSIQNNTEGSVSPILRKDIEVVGEKIRHMERIVDQALSIGRPGEMFLEQTDLRICLDETLAFLRFRLAQQRIKVETHFAKEVDKVQVDRALISQAFLNIVLNAIQAMPRGGTLTVSIHQVEDKIRIQFQDTGVGIPPEYINKLFQPFFTARRGGTGLGLAIVQRIVESHSGRISVQSEVGEGSTFTFELSSRAA, from the coding sequence ATGCCTAAAAAAACACGTGAATTACAAAAATTAAAATGGCTTTATGGGATTAACCGTATTATTACGTCCACTCAAGAACCGAGAAAGGTTTTGAAATCCCTTTTGAAGGAAACGGTGAGGATGATGAAAGCGACCAGTGGTTCAATTCTTTTAATTGAACCCAAGACGCGTTTTTTGAAGGTGGAGGTTGCTCAGAATATCAGCCGAAATAAGATTCGTTCCTTGGGTTTAAAGGTGGGAGAGGGGGTTACGGGCTGGGTGGCCAAGATCGGGCGTCCGCTTTTGGTGTCAGATGTCAAGAGGGAGCCTAAATACGTCCAAGTTGATAAGAAGATTCGTTCAGAGCTGGCTGTTCCTCTGGTTCTTAAAGCAAAGGTGATTGGAGTTATTAATGTAAATAGTACTCGCCAAAATGCATTTACTCGAATGGATTTGGAGCTTTTATCTAATTTGGCTGCGCATTCAGCACAGATGATTCAAAATGTGAGACTCTTTTCAGATACCCTCAAGCAGGCTCAGAAGCTTTCTTCTCTTTTTAATATGGGACAGACCATTATTTCAAGTATTGAGATAGAAGAAGTTTTAAACAGGGTGACAGAGGAAGCAGCTAAATTAACCGAGACCAAAATTTGTTCCTTAATGTTGCTCGATGAAAAAAAAGAAGAATTGGTCATTCGAAGTGTGTATGGAGGGTCCGAACGCTATATTCGAAAACCCAATTTACCCGTTCGGCAAAGTTTGTTGGGACAAGTGGTTCTCAAGCGTCAAGACCTTCAAGTCTTTGATGTGAAGAGCAGTAGTGTTTATCGATATCCAGAAATAGCCCAGGAAGAGGGTTTGTGTTCGCTCCTTTCTGTCCCGATGATTTTTCAAAGGAAAGTGATCGGAATTTTGAATGTCTATAGCAGTCAGTTACGTCATTATAGCCAGGAGGAGGTTGATGTTTTGTCTGCTTTGGCGAGTCTAGCGGCCATGGCCATTGAAAATGCAAGGCTTTACGGTCATACGATTCAAGCGGAGGAACATTTAAGGCAGCAGGAAAGGCTCGCGATTTTAGGTGAGGTGGCCGCTGAAATTGCTCATGAAATTCGAAATCCCCTGACGGTGATCAAGATGTTGATTCAATCGATACAAAATAATACGGAAGGAAGTGTTTCTCCCATCCTTCGAAAGGATATTGAGGTTGTAGGTGAAAAAATTCGTCATATGGAAAGGATTGTCGATCAAGCGCTTTCGATAGGGCGGCCCGGAGAAATGTTTTTGGAACAGACGGATTTAAGAATTTGTTTGGATGAAACCCTTGCTTTTTTAAGATTTCGTTTAGCTCAGCAACGCATTAAAGTAGAGACGCACTTTGCAAAAGAGGTTGATAAAGTCCAGGTCGATCGGGCGCTTATTTCTCAAGCTTTTTTAAATATTGTTCTGAATGCGATTCAGGCGATGCCTAGGGGTGGGACTTTAACGGTTTCGATTCATCAAGTGGAAGATAAAATACGAATTCAATTTCAAGATACAGGTGTGGGTATTCCCCCGGAATATATCAATAAACTTTTTCAACCTTTTTTTACGGCAAGGCGAGGAGGAACAGGACTGGGGCTGGCCATTGTTCAAAGGATTGTGGAAAGCCACTCCGGACGGATCTCTGTTCAAAGTGAGGTAGGAGAAGGAAGCACATTCACTTTTGAACTTTCGTCAAGGGCGGCTTGA
- a CDS encoding nucleotidyltransferase domain-containing protein, with the protein MAKKGFPETQHRGKEIINRVCHILLKYLAIKKIILFGSRGKGTAHLGSDFDFAVDTTKPGSPVEMKIMEEIEEVAGLHQVDIIYLRDVEKDFKKIVLKTGRVIYER; encoded by the coding sequence ATGGCAAAAAAAGGGTTTCCTGAGACTCAGCATAGAGGAAAAGAAATTATAAATCGTGTCTGCCATATACTCTTAAAGTATCTGGCCATAAAGAAAATTATTCTCTTTGGATCCAGAGGGAAAGGAACGGCTCATCTCGGATCTGATTTTGATTTTGCTGTCGACACAACAAAGCCGGGTTCCCCCGTTGAAATGAAAATAATGGAGGAAATAGAAGAAGTGGCCGGCCTCCATCAGGTGGATATTATTTACTTAAGAGATGTAGAGAAGGATTTCAAAAAAATTGTGTTAAAAACAGGTCGTGTGATCTATGAAAGATGA